One stretch of Candidatus Neomarinimicrobiota bacterium DNA includes these proteins:
- a CDS encoding lipoyl synthase codes for MSALTLNIDERIKTPRPDWLKVRLPSGEGYTNTKSIVKEHDLNTVCEDARCPNMAECWGNGTATFMILGDICTRSC; via the coding sequence ATGTCAGCATTAACACTGAATATTGATGAACGAATCAAAACTCCCAGACCGGACTGGCTCAAGGTTCGCCTCCCTTCAGGTGAGGGCTACACCAACACCAAGAGTATAGTGAAAGAGCATGATTTGAATACGGTTTGTGAAGATGCGCGCTGCCCCAATATGGCAGAATGCTGGGGGAACGGTACAGCTACATTTATGATTCTGGGAGATATATGCACACGTTCGTGCG